A section of the Microbulbifer pacificus genome encodes:
- a CDS encoding LuxR C-terminal-related transcriptional regulator encodes MEPGDLQPEQNLIHRAWRNVPDFFAKQDISLQRKEIDEFIATTFSTGAAYYYVLDFFNIHKPMLVSRSVEQILGLDPSTTTIQSIIERGHPEDLSFASAAEESALRILNSQIGRDQVKNYKISYCGRLRTRDGSYRMFNHQALILATDDANRVSKVLSIHTDISHITTRNNYKLSLLHLFGGQSYLNIDVFDEKMQLIGAPSLFTEREMQIVRLLADGKTSVEIAGILRISQHTVKNHRKNILKKADCKTTGQLVSKVLVEGLV; translated from the coding sequence ATGGAACCTGGGGATCTGCAGCCGGAACAAAACCTGATTCATCGCGCCTGGCGCAATGTGCCGGATTTCTTTGCCAAGCAAGACATCTCGCTGCAACGCAAAGAAATTGACGAGTTCATCGCCACCACATTCAGTACCGGTGCTGCCTATTATTACGTGCTGGATTTTTTCAATATCCATAAGCCGATGCTGGTCAGCAGATCTGTTGAACAGATTCTGGGGCTCGACCCATCGACCACTACCATTCAGTCCATCATCGAGCGCGGACATCCCGAAGACCTGTCTTTCGCCTCCGCTGCCGAGGAATCCGCACTCAGGATCCTTAACAGCCAGATTGGTCGGGATCAGGTGAAGAACTACAAAATTTCCTACTGCGGACGGCTGCGTACCCGCGACGGCAGCTATCGCATGTTCAACCACCAGGCACTGATCCTGGCCACGGACGATGCCAACCGGGTTTCCAAGGTGCTGAGCATCCACACGGACATTTCCCACATCACCACCCGCAACAATTACAAACTGTCGCTGTTGCACCTGTTCGGTGGCCAGAGCTATCTCAATATCGACGTATTCGATGAAAAAATGCAGCTGATCGGCGCACCGTCCCTGTTTACCGAGCGGGAGATGCAGATAGTGCGGCTGCTGGCAGATGGAAAAACCAGTGTGGAAATCGCCGGGATACTCAGGATTTCACAGCACACGGTAAAAAATCACCGCAAGAACATCCTGAAAAAGGCGGACTGCAAAACCACCGGGCAACTGGTATCAAAAGTACTGGTGGAAGGTCTGGTGTGA
- a CDS encoding DUF2237 family protein, with the protein MAITMEMHESKNVFGDPLIPCSSDPLTGFFRDGCCNTNDQDLGSHTVCVQVSEEFLNFSRERGNDLSTPVEEFGFPGLNPGDRWCLCAARWLEAQQAEMAPRVYLQRTHQRALEIVPLALLRRYAADLN; encoded by the coding sequence ATGGCAATCACTATGGAAATGCACGAATCAAAAAATGTGTTCGGTGACCCACTGATTCCCTGTAGCAGCGACCCGCTGACCGGGTTCTTCCGCGATGGTTGCTGCAATACCAATGACCAGGATCTCGGTTCCCACACCGTGTGTGTGCAGGTGAGCGAGGAATTTCTGAATTTTTCCCGCGAGCGCGGCAACGATCTCAGCACCCCGGTGGAGGAATTCGGCTTTCCCGGGCTGAATCCCGGTGATCGCTGGTGTCTGTGTGCGGCGCGCTGGCTGGAGGCGCAGCAAGCGGAGATGGCTCCGCGGGTTTACCTGCAGCGCACCCATCAGCGCGCGCTGGAGATTGTCCCGCTGGCACTGTTGCGCCGGTATGCGGCGGATCTGAACTGA
- a CDS encoding DUF2939 domain-containing protein, which translates to MGKWTLRAVLLVVLLGLVYAALPWYSAHKLIEAAQGQDLDTMERYVDFPQLRANIRGRLLDDVRTSMGQDLSPELGSIFSAGAELFLGPLIDSLISPRGISELIQGQKDWKEFERELEGAFGSGRRSPPPPTPAPQPSPEDEDGHRWQLQHWRFSGLNTVEVLCGNRGERSSVQLLLQRNGLRWQLVDMRLIEEQEE; encoded by the coding sequence ATGGGCAAGTGGACGCTGCGCGCGGTGTTATTGGTGGTGCTGCTGGGGCTGGTGTACGCCGCACTGCCCTGGTATTCCGCCCACAAACTGATCGAGGCGGCGCAGGGCCAGGATCTGGATACCATGGAGCGCTACGTGGATTTCCCGCAGCTGCGCGCTAATATCCGCGGGCGCCTGCTGGATGACGTGCGGACATCGATGGGCCAGGATCTGTCGCCGGAGTTGGGCAGCATATTTTCCGCCGGCGCCGAACTTTTCCTCGGCCCCCTGATCGACAGCCTGATAAGCCCCCGCGGAATTTCCGAGTTGATCCAGGGGCAAAAAGACTGGAAAGAATTTGAGCGCGAACTCGAAGGTGCGTTCGGCAGCGGCCGCCGCTCTCCGCCTCCCCCTACACCGGCCCCGCAGCCGTCACCAGAGGATGAAGACGGGCATCGCTGGCAGCTGCAGCACTGGCGATTCAGCGGATTGAACACCGTCGAAGTGCTGTGTGGAAATCGCGGGGAAAGATCCAGCGTGCAGCTGCTTCTGCAGCGCAACGGGTTGCGCTGGCAACTGGTGGATATGCGCCTGATCGAAGAACAGGAAGAATGA